Proteins found in one Bacteroidales bacterium genomic segment:
- a CDS encoding CTP synthase, producing MAETKYIFVTGGVTSSLGKGIISASLGKLLQSRGYSITIQKLDPYINIDPGTLNPYEHGECYVTEDGAETDLDLGHYERFSNVPTSQANNVTTGKIYQAVINKERRGDFLGSTVQVIPHITDEIKYRVKLLGNRGEYDIVITEIGGTVGDIESLPYIEAVRQMRRELGSNCVVIHLTLVPYLAAAEELKTKPTQHSVKTMLEQGVQPDIIVCRTERPLSHALKSKIALFCNVDDSCVIESIDAKTIYDVPLLMLKERLDIEVLRKLKLPSDQEPRLKTWEEFLRRIKNPTSEITIGLIGKYVELKDAYKSISESFIHAGAENHCKVNVKMIHSELIEEGENENLLKTLDGILVAPGFGSRGIEGKINAVRYAREHDIPFLGICLGMQCAVIEFARNVLGLEKANSTEFNQKTPWPVIDMMEDQKKISGLGGTMRLGKFDCNLAAGSKAYEVYFTENISERHRHRYEFNNKFSDDFTKAGMIQSGINRQGKLVEIIELKDHRWFIGVQFHPEYKSTVDKPHPLFVNFVKAAKEFAAEFRDKDKKKTPPSL from the coding sequence ATGGCTGAGACAAAATACATTTTTGTAACCGGAGGCGTTACTTCAAGTTTAGGAAAAGGAATCATTTCTGCATCTCTGGGAAAATTACTGCAGTCCCGTGGTTATTCCATTACCATCCAGAAACTTGACCCATATATTAACATCGACCCCGGGACGCTGAATCCTTACGAACACGGTGAATGCTATGTAACTGAAGATGGCGCTGAAACCGATCTTGATCTGGGGCACTATGAGCGGTTTTCGAACGTACCCACGAGCCAGGCCAATAACGTAACCACAGGCAAGATTTACCAGGCAGTCATTAACAAGGAGCGTCGCGGAGATTTTCTCGGATCAACCGTGCAGGTGATCCCACATATCACCGATGAGATCAAATACCGGGTTAAACTACTTGGCAACAGAGGTGAGTACGACATTGTGATCACTGAAATCGGAGGCACGGTAGGTGATATTGAATCGCTACCCTATATTGAGGCTGTGCGTCAGATGCGTCGCGAGCTTGGCAGCAACTGCGTGGTGATTCACCTTACCCTGGTTCCCTACCTGGCTGCCGCTGAAGAACTGAAGACAAAACCCACACAACATTCTGTCAAGACAATGCTCGAGCAGGGAGTGCAGCCGGATATTATTGTCTGTCGCACTGAACGGCCACTTAGTCATGCACTCAAATCGAAAATTGCCCTTTTCTGTAACGTGGACGACAGTTGCGTGATCGAATCCATTGATGCAAAAACGATTTATGATGTGCCCCTGCTCATGCTCAAAGAAAGACTTGATATTGAAGTATTACGCAAACTAAAACTACCGTCAGATCAGGAGCCCAGGCTGAAGACCTGGGAGGAATTTTTGAGAAGGATAAAAAACCCGACATCAGAGATTACTATCGGTTTGATCGGCAAATACGTTGAATTGAAAGATGCCTACAAGTCGATCAGCGAATCGTTCATCCATGCCGGGGCCGAAAATCATTGCAAGGTGAATGTGAAGATGATTCATTCGGAGCTGATCGAAGAGGGGGAGAACGAAAACCTGCTGAAAACCCTTGATGGAATTTTGGTTGCACCCGGTTTCGGTTCACGCGGCATTGAAGGTAAAATCAATGCTGTCCGGTATGCACGGGAGCATGATATACCGTTTCTGGGTATCTGCCTTGGGATGCAATGCGCAGTGATTGAGTTCGCCCGTAATGTACTCGGTTTGGAAAAAGCCAACTCTACTGAGTTCAACCAGAAAACCCCCTGGCCTGTAATCGACATGATGGAGGATCAGAAGAAAATATCAGGGCTTGGCGGTACCATGCGGCTTGGCAAGTTTGACTGTAACCTGGCTGCAGGCTCAAAAGCCTATGAAGTTTACTTCACCGAAAACATCTCAGAACGCCACCGGCACCGGTATGAGTTCAACAATAAGTTTTCCGACGATTTCACAAAAGCAGGCATGATACAATCAGGTATTAACCGGCAGGGAAAACTTGTCGAAATCATTGAGTTGAAAGATCACCGTTGGTTCATCGGTGTGCAGTTCCATCCTGAATACAAGAGCACCGTGGATAAACCCCATCCGTTGTTTGTCAACTTTGTGAAAGCCGCTAAAGAATTTGCTGCTGAATTCAGAGATAAAGATAAAAAGAAAACTCCGCCATCGTTATAG
- a CDS encoding outer membrane lipoprotein carrier protein LolA has product MKQLIISFFAFFVLTFPLALQAQSRDKQASEILEEVTQKTKAYKSISIEFSYQMENPDANINETTTGKATMSGDKYRLEIAGQTIISDGKNVWTVLSDAKEVQINDAAEGDDVFTPTKLLTSYSDQYKSKLIPKVTTLHGKNVHALELTPNQKKSFDKVHLFIEKDKMQLFVIEIFDQNGSKYTYKINRFDTDLPVDDKSFAFSDKEFPGFYVIDMR; this is encoded by the coding sequence ATGAAACAATTGATCATCAGCTTTTTTGCATTTTTCGTTCTCACCTTCCCTTTAGCGCTGCAAGCCCAATCGCGTGACAAACAAGCCTCAGAAATCCTGGAAGAGGTAACCCAGAAAACAAAAGCATACAAATCCATCAGCATCGAATTCAGCTACCAGATGGAAAATCCGGACGCCAATATCAACGAAACCACGACCGGAAAAGCCACAATGAGTGGCGACAAATACCGTCTCGAAATTGCAGGACAAACCATTATTTCTGATGGGAAAAACGTGTGGACTGTGCTCAGCGATGCCAAAGAAGTGCAGATTAACGATGCTGCCGAAGGTGACGACGTTTTTACCCCTACAAAACTGCTGACAAGTTACAGCGATCAGTACAAATCGAAGTTAATCCCCAAAGTCACTACCCTTCACGGCAAAAATGTCCACGCACTTGAGCTTACCCCCAATCAGAAAAAATCATTCGATAAAGTTCATCTCTTTATTGAAAAAGATAAAATGCAACTTTTTGTAATTGAGATTTTTGACCAGAACGGCAGCAAATACACCTATAAAATCAACCGTTTCGATACTGACCTCCCTGTGGATGATAAGTCATTTGCCTTCAGCGACAAAGAATTTCCCGGCTTTTATGTCATCGATATGAGGTAA
- a CDS encoding glyceraldehyde-3-phosphate dehydrogenase: protein MDSFDKSLKSWIDDEKAAAEFINVLGKLWFEKSIELICLRSQLIDRGPGKILNKHVRAETILKKPVRIQDSLVIAKAILAEDVAPARIDIGRLNSEWTDEKDNYSNANEFVVDKLKEFIGAPPRSTRTQDVVLYGFGRIGRLLARELIKTAGNGSQLRLRAIVTRSNTPEDLKKRISLFRKDSVHGAFNGVANEDIENSCFHINGHIVHMISANSPEDVDYTAYGIKDALVIDNTGVWRDRDGLGRHLKSKGVSKVLLTAPGKGDIPNVVYGVNQQTLNLKDETIFSAASCTTNAIVPGLQVILDSLGIIKGHIETIHSYTNDQNLLDNYHKKSRRGRSAPVNMVITETGSGSAASKAIPALKGKLTSNAVRVPTPDVSLAILTLEVEKPTTVDEVNDLFLQAALKGKLIEQIRYSNSTEFVSSDGIGDSCACIYDMPATKISEDGKTVIVYLWYDNEFGYTCQVIRLAKHIGQVKSYRYY from the coding sequence ATGGATAGTTTTGACAAATCATTAAAGTCGTGGATTGATGATGAGAAAGCTGCAGCAGAATTTATCAATGTACTCGGGAAATTATGGTTCGAAAAATCAATTGAATTAATTTGTTTGCGTAGCCAACTCATTGACCGGGGTCCGGGAAAAATTCTGAACAAACATGTACGTGCCGAGACTATTTTAAAAAAACCGGTTCGGATTCAGGATTCGCTTGTAATTGCCAAAGCTATTCTTGCTGAAGATGTTGCGCCGGCCAGAATTGATATCGGCAGATTAAACTCAGAGTGGACTGATGAAAAAGACAATTACAGTAATGCCAATGAGTTTGTTGTTGACAAGCTGAAAGAATTTATTGGCGCTCCGCCACGTAGTACACGCACCCAAGATGTTGTCCTTTATGGATTTGGCCGTATCGGACGTTTGCTTGCACGGGAGTTGATCAAAACGGCCGGCAACGGATCCCAACTTAGATTAAGAGCGATTGTTACCCGCAGTAATACCCCCGAGGATCTTAAAAAAAGGATTTCGTTGTTCAGGAAAGATTCTGTGCATGGGGCTTTCAATGGTGTTGCCAACGAAGACATCGAAAACAGCTGCTTTCACATCAATGGACATATCGTCCATATGATTTCGGCTAATTCCCCCGAAGATGTTGATTACACTGCTTATGGGATTAAAGATGCACTGGTTATTGACAATACCGGTGTTTGGCGCGATCGCGACGGATTGGGAAGACACCTTAAGTCAAAGGGAGTCAGTAAGGTGCTTCTCACGGCGCCTGGAAAAGGAGACATTCCAAACGTGGTTTATGGTGTGAATCAGCAAACGCTTAATCTCAAAGATGAAACCATCTTCTCGGCTGCATCCTGCACCACCAACGCCATTGTTCCGGGTTTACAGGTGATTTTGGACAGTTTGGGTATCATCAAGGGACATATAGAAACCATCCATTCCTACACCAACGATCAGAATCTGCTCGATAATTACCATAAAAAATCGCGCCGCGGACGTTCGGCGCCGGTCAACATGGTGATCACCGAAACCGGTTCAGGCTCCGCTGCTTCCAAAGCCATCCCGGCCCTGAAAGGTAAGCTGACCTCTAACGCCGTCAGGGTTCCCACACCTGATGTTTCGCTGGCTATTCTTACCCTTGAAGTAGAAAAACCAACTACTGTGGACGAGGTAAATGACCTCTTTTTACAGGCTGCACTCAAAGGCAAACTGATCGAGCAGATCAGGTACAGCAACTCTACCGAGTTTGTTTCATCAGATGGCATCGGGGATTCATGTGCATGTATTTATGATATGCCGGCTACCAAAATTTCGGAAGATGGCAAAACTGTAATCGTTTACCTATGGTACGACAACGAGTTCGGTTACACCTGCCAGGTCATCAGGCTTGCCAAGCACATCGGCCAGGTAAAGAGTTATCGCTATTATTAA
- a CDS encoding ABC transporter ATP-binding protein yields MLAVENLRKSFDSKIVLDGLNFTIEKGELYGLLGPNGAGKTTAINILCGLLKADEGMIRIAGKPPSELTKSLLGVVPQEISVYKDLTCKENLVFFSRIYGLSRYDGIAKAEELIDLFRLEEYANTEVHKLSGGWQRRVNIAVALVHSPTILFLDEPTAGLDIEARFELWKLMDHLKSKELAILLTTHILDEAQKLCSRIGIIQEGKIVAEGSLDELRKIVPAVQLAFVRTENENLLRKKATSFGWEIREYAGKLTLCLPEIYQLNEIVSKLADVPISAISLHEVGLEQAYLEITKQNLPENIKQG; encoded by the coding sequence ATGTTAGCAGTTGAAAATCTCAGGAAGTCATTTGACAGCAAAATTGTCCTTGATGGATTAAATTTCACCATTGAAAAAGGTGAACTGTATGGACTTCTCGGTCCGAACGGCGCAGGAAAAACCACCGCCATCAATATACTTTGCGGTTTATTGAAGGCTGATGAAGGAATGATCAGGATAGCAGGTAAGCCTCCTTCGGAACTGACGAAAAGTTTGCTGGGAGTAGTCCCCCAGGAAATTTCAGTTTACAAGGATTTGACCTGTAAAGAAAACCTGGTTTTTTTCTCCAGGATCTATGGTCTATCCCGGTACGATGGAATTGCGAAGGCAGAGGAACTGATTGACCTTTTTCGCCTCGAAGAGTATGCAAACACCGAGGTTCACAAACTCAGCGGAGGCTGGCAGCGCAGGGTTAACATTGCCGTTGCACTGGTCCATTCACCAACCATTCTGTTTCTTGATGAACCCACTGCTGGACTTGACATCGAAGCCCGTTTCGAATTGTGGAAACTGATGGATCACCTTAAAAGTAAGGAATTAGCCATTCTGCTTACTACACATATTCTTGATGAGGCTCAGAAACTCTGTTCCCGAATTGGAATTATTCAGGAGGGAAAGATCGTTGCTGAAGGCTCGCTTGATGAATTGCGAAAAATTGTTCCCGCAGTCCAGCTTGCCTTTGTCAGAACTGAAAATGAAAACCTTCTCCGTAAAAAAGCAACCTCGTTTGGATGGGAAATTCGCGAATATGCAGGCAAATTGACATTATGTTTACCCGAAATTTATCAATTGAACGAAATCGTCAGTAAACTGGCTGATGTTCCCATCTCAGCCATCAGCCTCCACGAGGTCGGCCTTGAGCAGGCTTATCTCGAAATTACAAAGCAAAACCTTCCTGAAAACATAAAACAAGGGTAG
- a CDS encoding carboxypeptidase regulatory-like domain-containing protein: MRILIIILSITAFIPAFSQEKGSILQNTGIDFIQTPGIYFTFEVDDRDLLNKISGIVSIDNVNGNQVVAYANAEEFAQFLTFNLPYRVFEEPADEAIFTMLDEVDVRQITSWDFYPTYEGYISMMNQFATQYPSLCQVFSIGTSVQGRQLMMAKISTNVSVREPEPQFLYTGTIHGDELTGYVLFLRLIDYLLTNYGADPKVTYLLDNVEIWINPLSNPDGTYKGGNSTVNAAVRYNANNVDLNRNYPDPEDGPHPDGKAWQPETIAFMQLAEDNNFVMSGNTHGGEEVLNYPWDTWSRLAADNNWWIYVCREYVDTVHIYSPSTYLDGFNNGITNGYAWYTISGGRQDYMNYFHNCRELTMEISKTKKLPPTQLPVHWDWNYRSLLNYIKQVTYGVAGTVTDIETGDPIVAKISIEGHDLDNSHIYSENEHGFYQRLLEAGTYNLTFTAPGYLPVTVTAVNVNRYNKTTLNVQLDAGELDPQISASENHVITGSAVDFNDESFGRPVSWQWSFQGGQPASSSQRNPGGIQYNAAGSFDVTLTITNSDGETATKIFEDFIRVSPVYLMSNSTITTCNGLFYDSGGASGNYPNNSNLTLTFSPETTGAMVKADFLEFSLEPHSTCSYDWLKIFDGANTSAPLIGTYCGTNSPGTIMATNPSGKLTFQFKSDVSATASGWKALISCILEQQISLNAGWAGISSNVHPINPEIEILTAPITQDLILIKGDDGIYHPALNINTLETWNARRGYLIKLSEANQLNIVGSPVQNKTISLTEGWNLIPVLSETPVSSASMQSVLGRRLIMIQEVAGFGIFWPDQQIQTLQWLTPGKAYYLKVTESVQFTFPNL, encoded by the coding sequence ATGAGAATTCTAATTATCATTTTATCAATTACAGCCTTCATTCCTGCATTCAGCCAGGAAAAAGGGTCAATCCTGCAAAACACCGGTATCGATTTTATTCAAACTCCCGGAATTTATTTTACTTTCGAAGTTGATGACCGCGACCTGCTCAATAAAATCTCGGGAATTGTTTCCATCGATAACGTGAACGGCAATCAGGTTGTAGCCTATGCTAATGCAGAAGAGTTTGCACAATTTCTCACATTTAACCTTCCCTATCGTGTATTTGAAGAGCCTGCCGATGAAGCGATATTCACTATGCTTGATGAGGTAGATGTCAGGCAAATTACCAGTTGGGATTTTTACCCGACTTATGAAGGCTACATCAGCATGATGAACCAGTTTGCCACCCAATATCCGTCGTTATGCCAGGTGTTCAGCATCGGAACATCGGTGCAGGGCAGGCAACTGATGATGGCAAAAATTTCGACAAATGTCTCCGTTCGTGAACCCGAACCACAGTTTCTTTACACCGGAACCATCCACGGTGACGAATTGACCGGGTATGTACTTTTTCTGCGCCTGATTGATTACCTGCTCACCAATTACGGCGCTGATCCAAAAGTAACCTACTTGCTTGACAATGTGGAAATCTGGATCAATCCACTTTCAAACCCTGACGGGACTTACAAAGGCGGCAACAGCACTGTGAACGCGGCTGTGCGATACAATGCCAATAATGTTGACCTGAACCGGAATTATCCTGATCCGGAAGATGGCCCCCACCCGGATGGTAAAGCCTGGCAACCGGAAACCATCGCCTTTATGCAACTGGCTGAAGACAACAACTTCGTAATGTCCGGAAACACACATGGTGGAGAGGAGGTGTTGAATTATCCCTGGGACACCTGGTCGCGGCTGGCAGCCGACAACAACTGGTGGATTTATGTTTGTCGCGAGTATGTGGACACAGTGCACATCTATTCTCCTTCAACCTATTTGGATGGATTTAATAACGGGATCACCAACGGCTATGCCTGGTACACCATTTCAGGCGGGAGGCAGGACTACATGAATTATTTCCATAATTGCCGGGAATTGACCATGGAAATATCAAAAACCAAAAAACTCCCCCCAACTCAGTTGCCAGTCCATTGGGACTGGAATTACCGGTCGCTGTTGAATTACATCAAACAAGTTACGTATGGTGTTGCAGGCACAGTTACCGATATCGAAACCGGAGATCCGATTGTTGCAAAAATTTCCATTGAAGGACACGACCTTGATAATTCGCATATTTATTCAGAAAACGAGCACGGATTTTACCAAAGGTTGCTGGAAGCCGGTACCTATAACCTGACGTTTACGGCGCCCGGCTACTTACCCGTGACGGTTACAGCTGTTAATGTAAATCGTTATAATAAAACAACACTGAATGTTCAACTGGATGCCGGTGAGTTAGACCCCCAAATAAGTGCTTCTGAGAATCATGTAATTACCGGCTCTGCAGTTGATTTTAACGATGAATCATTTGGCAGGCCGGTTTCGTGGCAATGGTCATTCCAGGGAGGACAGCCTGCTTCATCCTCACAGCGAAATCCGGGTGGAATTCAATATAATGCTGCGGGAAGTTTTGATGTGACACTCACCATTACCAACAGCGACGGAGAAACAGCGACTAAGATTTTTGAGGATTTTATCCGGGTTAGCCCGGTTTATCTGATGAGCAATTCAACAATAACTACCTGCAATGGTTTGTTTTACGATTCCGGCGGGGCATCCGGAAATTATCCCAACAACTCAAACCTGACATTGACTTTTTCGCCAGAAACCACCGGGGCAATGGTGAAAGCAGATTTTCTCGAATTTTCACTTGAACCGCACTCCACCTGCAGTTACGACTGGCTGAAAATATTTGACGGTGCAAACACCAGCGCCCCTTTGATCGGAACTTACTGCGGGACAAATTCGCCCGGAACCATCATGGCAACAAATCCATCAGGGAAATTGACTTTTCAGTTCAAATCAGATGTGTCAGCAACAGCTTCCGGATGGAAAGCATTGATTTCATGTATTTTGGAACAACAGATCAGTTTAAATGCAGGCTGGGCCGGCATTTCATCGAATGTTCATCCCATAAATCCGGAGATTGAAATCCTTACAGCACCTATCACTCAGGACCTTATTTTAATTAAAGGTGATGACGGAATTTATCATCCGGCGCTCAACATCAACACCCTCGAAACCTGGAACGCCCGCAGGGGCTATCTGATCAAACTCAGCGAGGCAAACCAGTTAAATATTGTTGGTTCCCCGGTTCAGAATAAAACCATTTCGCTGACAGAGGGCTGGAACCTTATCCCGGTGCTGTCCGAAACGCCTGTTAGCAGCGCCAGTATGCAATCTGTTTTAGGACGAAGATTAATTATGATTCAGGAAGTTGCCGGTTTTGGCATATTCTGGCCTGATCAGCAAATCCAGACTTTACAGTGGCTTACTCCGGGAAAAGCCTATTATTTAAAAGTCACAGAATCAGTACAATTTACTTTTCCTAATCTATAA
- a CDS encoding ABC transporter permease codes for MNRYLTEISAITFLILKGLIRTRRSIIFWVIFPSLMLLLFGLIYAGADNAAKSFDYTAPGILIGAALFFSCLGGTTAHVVAERERRTLRRLLLSPLKPVSYFLGIVSAQLVIAFGQTIIVYGIAFLFGGRIYGSIFLCLAIIVLSVFSFVGMGFFFGARFAKRTEDVNGPVAAFGVPLLVLGGTFFPISIMPPYLLKVAYLNPIFHMNQALKGVSAAGYGVDDIWTNMLFLIIFTLLTLLLGVHSYRKLLSKEKMT; via the coding sequence ATGAATAGATACCTCACTGAGATTTCAGCGATCACTTTTCTTATTCTCAAAGGATTGATCCGGACCCGGCGCAGTATCATTTTCTGGGTGATCTTCCCTTCGTTGATGCTACTGCTTTTTGGGCTGATATACGCCGGAGCAGATAATGCCGCAAAATCATTCGATTACACCGCACCCGGAATACTGATTGGTGCTGCATTGTTTTTCAGTTGCCTGGGTGGGACTACAGCGCATGTGGTGGCTGAACGCGAGCGAAGGACGCTTCGCAGGCTGCTGCTATCACCGCTGAAGCCTGTTTCCTATTTTTTGGGAATAGTATCTGCCCAGCTTGTGATTGCTTTCGGCCAGACAATTATTGTATATGGCATCGCTTTTTTGTTTGGGGGCAGGATTTATGGGTCAATATTTCTTTGCCTGGCAATTATTGTTTTAAGCGTTTTTTCATTTGTGGGGATGGGATTTTTTTTCGGTGCAAGGTTTGCAAAACGGACTGAAGATGTAAACGGCCCGGTAGCAGCTTTCGGTGTTCCGCTGCTTGTGCTTGGAGGAACCTTTTTCCCAATTTCTATTATGCCGCCTTATTTACTCAAAGTGGCGTATCTCAACCCGATCTTTCACATGAACCAGGCGCTTAAAGGGGTTTCTGCTGCAGGTTACGGTGTGGATGATATCTGGACCAATATGTTGTTCCTGATCATATTTACGCTGCTAACCCTCCTTTTAGGGGTTCATTCGTACAGGAAATTACTCTCAAAAGAAAAAATGACTTAG
- a CDS encoding patatin-like phospholipase family protein has product MYPRFSIISKIVILLLFLWISQEASAQKVAVVLSGGGSRGAAHVGVLKALEENNIPIDYIAGSSIGAFVGGLYAAGYSPAEIEVFLTSAEMKRWSTGEPNPKFTNFFRESEPDASWINLDFDFSKRISRILPSSLVSSEEMDFAIMELFAAANAAAGNDFDSLFIPFRCVASDIDESVPVILSRGDLGNAVRASLTFPFVFKPIRIEGRLLFDGGMYNNFPQDVAIEAFKPDLIIGSQVSRNYPSPDPDDIISQVQKMLMTDADFNLSVENGIIIKPNLVKPNLTDFSMAAQLIDSGYVETNRQMSNIREMITQYRTAEEVQQGRKAFTTRMLPYFIDSLNTADLNKYEAAYLNRLLFHKLQTVTLKDVKVGYYRIAADGFFNVGMPSLTLKENKQKYYLDLNLSKSDRFNVKFGGNLSTRVANLGFVEMNYKYLFTQGLNVAANVYFGRFYSSVLLGAKLELPSRTPFYFSTRVVYNHFDYFTSTIHFIEDITPSYLIQNEKYIRISGGVPTSTKAKIDAGFAFGQTEDIYYQSNLFTREDTADVTKFNFTKACIRWEHNTLNRKQYANAGSNFSLEMHLISGKEQFESGSLSNEIPDNDQYHSWFRIRMVWDNYFKRLGPFRFGFYGEAMLSNQDFFTNYTSSLLAAPAFMHIPESKTIFLTNYRAYNYGVAGIKAVVQLSKNFDFRFENYLFQPYQQILKNQDHTPVFGEEYANRYYAGSVALVYNTFLCPISFSVNYFDNPEDKFFFAFNIGYLIFNKRALE; this is encoded by the coding sequence ATGTACCCGCGGTTTTCGATAATTTCCAAAATAGTCATCCTCTTGCTGTTCTTGTGGATAAGCCAGGAGGCTTCAGCTCAAAAAGTTGCTGTAGTCCTCAGCGGTGGGGGCTCGCGTGGTGCAGCGCATGTTGGTGTGCTAAAAGCATTGGAAGAAAACAACATCCCCATTGATTATATTGCCGGTTCTTCAATCGGTGCATTTGTTGGGGGGCTCTATGCGGCTGGGTATTCCCCTGCTGAAATTGAAGTATTTCTTACATCCGCCGAAATGAAAAGGTGGTCAACCGGAGAGCCCAATCCGAAATTCACTAATTTTTTTCGTGAGAGTGAGCCGGATGCATCCTGGATCAATCTGGATTTTGACTTCTCAAAGCGAATCTCACGAATTCTCCCTTCAAGCCTTGTATCATCTGAGGAAATGGATTTCGCAATCATGGAGCTCTTTGCTGCCGCCAATGCAGCAGCAGGCAATGATTTCGACAGTTTGTTTATTCCATTCAGGTGCGTTGCCTCCGACATTGACGAAAGCGTGCCTGTGATTCTCAGTCGTGGCGACCTTGGGAATGCCGTAAGGGCTTCACTGACTTTCCCGTTTGTTTTTAAACCAATTCGCATTGAAGGGCGGTTGCTCTTCGACGGTGGCATGTATAATAATTTCCCTCAGGACGTTGCCATCGAAGCTTTTAAACCAGATCTGATCATCGGAAGTCAGGTATCACGCAATTATCCAAGCCCCGACCCCGATGACATCATCAGCCAGGTGCAAAAAATGCTGATGACTGATGCCGACTTCAATTTATCAGTCGAAAACGGTATTATCATCAAGCCCAACCTGGTTAAGCCAAACCTCACCGACTTTTCAATGGCTGCACAACTGATAGACAGTGGTTATGTGGAAACCAACCGTCAGATGTCAAATATCAGAGAGATGATCACACAATACAGAACTGCGGAAGAAGTGCAACAGGGAAGGAAAGCATTTACTACCCGCATGCTTCCTTATTTTATCGATAGCCTGAACACTGCTGATTTGAACAAGTATGAAGCGGCTTATCTGAACAGGTTGTTGTTTCATAAGCTACAAACAGTTACCCTCAAGGATGTCAAGGTGGGATACTATCGGATAGCTGCTGACGGCTTTTTTAATGTCGGCATGCCTTCGCTGACTTTAAAGGAAAACAAGCAGAAGTACTATCTCGATCTTAACCTAAGCAAGTCGGACCGGTTCAATGTAAAATTCGGGGGAAATTTATCCACCCGTGTGGCCAACCTCGGATTCGTGGAAATGAACTACAAATACCTTTTCACACAAGGTTTGAATGTAGCTGCAAACGTCTATTTCGGGCGATTCTATTCATCAGTTCTGCTTGGAGCAAAACTGGAACTTCCCTCACGAACTCCTTTTTATTTCAGTACGCGAGTCGTTTACAATCATTTTGATTACTTTACAAGCACAATCCATTTTATCGAAGACATCACTCCCTCCTATCTTATTCAAAATGAAAAATATATAAGAATATCCGGGGGAGTCCCCACCTCCACAAAAGCAAAGATTGATGCCGGTTTTGCTTTTGGCCAGACAGAAGATATTTACTATCAGTCCAATCTGTTCACCAGGGAAGATACAGCCGATGTTACCAAGTTTAATTTCACTAAAGCCTGCATCAGGTGGGAACATAACACGCTCAACCGGAAGCAGTATGCCAATGCAGGATCGAACTTTTCATTGGAAATGCATCTGATTTCCGGGAAGGAGCAATTCGAAAGCGGATCGTTGTCCAACGAAATACCGGACAATGATCAATACCACAGCTGGTTCAGGATCCGGATGGTATGGGATAATTATTTTAAACGGTTAGGGCCGTTCAGGTTCGGTTTTTATGGTGAAGCGATGCTCTCCAACCAGGATTTTTTCACGAACTATACTTCAAGTCTTCTTGCTGCGCCTGCATTCATGCATATTCCCGAAAGCAAAACTATTTTTCTGACCAATTACAGGGCTTACAATTACGGCGTTGCAGGCATTAAAGCTGTTGTTCAGCTTTCCAAAAATTTTGACTTCAGGTTCGAAAACTACCTTTTTCAGCCTTATCAGCAAATTCTTAAAAATCAAGATCACACACCTGTATTTGGGGAGGAATATGCAAACAGGTACTATGCAGGTTCAGTCGCGCTTGTTTACAATACATTTCTTTGTCCGATTTCATTTTCGGTGAATTATTTTGATAATCCTGAAGATAAGTTTTTCTTTGCATTTAATATTGGGTACCTGATCTTTAATAAACGCGCACTCGAATAA